The Hippocampus zosterae strain Florida chromosome 19, ASM2543408v3, whole genome shotgun sequence region ACTGCATCTCCGCAGGATTATGTACAATTTTAATGATTTGAACCATAATTGGCCGCTGCTTCAAATGTGATCTTGGAAACGAGCAGTGCTCAATGCGTGGGTGGATTAAAAGGGTGTTGTAGCGCGCAGAGTATATAATCAAGTACCATCATGGCAGGATGAGAGATTTTGGCACGTGTCAATTCAAGCCATAACGGGCGCCCACCTACTTTGTTTTGCCTGATAGGCTCCGGCCCCACGCATTCGCTCATCTGAGCATCACCTCACGAAACTCGTCCTCATGCACCTCGTCGCTCATCTCGCAGAGGCTCCCGATATTATGGGCCTTTAAGAATGATTTACcgtgtggcattttttttttttttttttttagatacggTAATAGACCAGCAATCACGTTCTCATGCTGGTGTTGCTGACCATGTGGCGACCATTCGCAGGCTGCCTCTCTTCATCGGGACACTGCCAATTCAACGAGCGCCATTTTGTTTCTTACTGACCGGCTGGCATCATATTTTATGCTCCCAATTTACGGGTTGCGTTGGgagatttttttcagtttgaacaGTTAATAAAGGTTCCGCTGTGGTATTTTTCTAGTGTTCTGAAGTATCCCATTTTCTAGGCCACTTTGTTCAGAAATTGCTCATTTAAAAACTCACTTGAGTTCTACATGACTGCGATAAAAATGAAGTGCTCTTTTATGTCCGAGGCTTCCAATCAATGCGCTACGTATCAAAGCGCTCACATATAGTGTCCTATTTCTATGTTAATTTGAGTTCATGCTCCACCCGGCAACAGCCACGGATATTCCGGGTTGTATTTTTAGTCTCCAAGTGGGTCATATCACTGCTTCTGCGGTCCTGTGATTACTATTGATCAGCATGGGGGGTCAACAAATACATGACTGGTTGGGTGCACATACGGTACAGTGCTGTCATGCGTGCTTCAGCCCCGCTAGGTTAGCTGTGCAAAGATGCTGCAGTCTGGCAGCTTGATGCGGCAACTTTGATACTTTGTACACACTGGATGTGCGGAGAACTGCCGGCAATGTATACACACCGCGACAACAAAAGGAGCACCGAGCAGAAACACGCATAGCATGTTTTCTCTTCAAAGGTGCGAGCAAATCCATTTCTTGCtccagagacatttttttttgctcattaatTTTCACCTGAAATAGAAGAAACATTGCCATTATGCTGTTCAAACTAGGAAGtgtaattttgtttaaaaaaacacgaATGAGACAGAAAGTTTTGAATTAGCTTAATACTGTTTTCCTGTTGTGACAACTGGCTGGTGCTCCTCTAAGATGCCATCTATGCAAATATCTAATTCCCCGAGACCAAAACTCAACTCCAGCTAAAGAATTCCTCAAGGCTATATTGCAGGACTcttataatggaaaaaaaaaaaaaaacacacgaggACAGAGAATATCGCACTTAGCTTGACTGTACGCCCACACACAAGTGCAGCAAATTGcagattgtttaaaaaacacctacgggaaaaaaatcatcatagcCAAATGCAGTTGTTGCATCTTTTGGATTTCATGAACtacaaatgaatttttttttttttaaatatggactTATTTAATGAACAACATGAatattcaggaggtcaacaagaGAGAGTTTTGAAACTACAACGGTGGTTCAACAGGACTACTAAAGAAGAATAAATATCTGCAACGATATTAAAAACAGGCAGTAGGAGCCGGATCATAATTCTCGATCAGTGTAAATGCAATTGTGTGAAAAAACAAACTTACCGCAACACTCACACAATGACACAACATGGAACGGACTGCGGCTGAGAAATGCTccctgtgaacatttttttgggctcaTTTGCACGGGTGGAAACGGTGCAGGGATTTGGGCTTGGCTCTCTTGGACAGTCCGAGTCGGATTGGGCGGGTGCACGTCCTCAGGGGCTCCGGTCTCTTGGCCTCCCATGATCGTgctgcgcaaaaaaaaagcataatgtAGACGGACGACTCGGCTCTTCAAGGTTTGCATTTGTTGGATGGTGTGTATTGTAAGGGTCGCTTGAGGATATTTTCACATTCTTCCAAGGCTCTCCTGCCGAATGGAACAAATATTGCGGAGCAAAGCTTTGTATCGTGTATATTCCAGCTTCCCCGGCAATACACCATATAGGAATTGAACACGTGCACTTATTCAATTTTTCCAAATTGTTTTGCCAAAGCAGTGAGTGAACGGAGCCAACTTTCAAAAGGGGAAAACCATCATTGTGATGGGGAACAACTATCAGCACCTTTGAACGAAAGATTGTGATCACCGACTCACCGTGGCTTTGTTGCTGCGTGAGAGGCAGACCCATGAAGGACGGGGTCCACGCTGTCCTTTTCAGTTCTGTCTGATGAGTCTCTGGAAGCCACGTATTGAAAGTGAGACACAGCCAGGGATGAGTGGCTAATCCTATTTTATTTGTTATCTCTTCCTCCTCATACAATGCGCCTCCATTCACACCGGCGTTATCGTTTCCCTGCAGGTAATCGAGGAAGGGGAATGAACCTCTGAATGCTGACAAGgggttccgattttttttttttgccaccctgAATAAACCTTTTAAAAAGATTTATCTTTGAAACAAGTGAGACTGAgttcattttggattttttgggagtaggattaaaaaaaaaaaaaaagtaatgaaaatctgtttttgtgtttctctaCAAGACAAAGGAAAAATTAACCTTTGTGATTCTCTGTGGCTTGACTTGATGCTTCTTTGGACACGTGGTATGCAACTGGCACTTCCTGTTCACCTCCACGGCGGGTTATACAACAAGCCTCTGGATCTCGAACACGTATTTCGATGCTGTGGCCTTCATCCGGATCTAAAAAAATACAGTCcatgaaaacacaattttaaaaaatggtctcAATGTATCTTTTGTAAAGGTGACACAATGTCACAATGTGACAAGGACGATCCAAAGTTACTgtttgtgtatacagtataccaTGGCATTGAATAAAGATGAACATTTTAACTTCAAATTTCACCCAAAGAACTAAAACTAGGGTCCCAATTAAGACAAATCCTTCCaacttgcattttttaaattttattttatttttttatgtgaagtGAGGTTGATGACGTTTGTGACTTCGGCCAACATACAAAataactttgaatgagaaatgtGTGGCCGGTTAATTGGAACACTAAAAACAGTTCTTATATCAACAATGGTCCTTGAGCAACTGACTCAAAGGGAATGCTCTTAATAGTCTCGGGCCACTGAGACAGAAAAGCTCAATTGAAATGAGATGTAGTTACCTAAAGTTGAATCTCTGCGGAGAGCCAGTTCTGAACAATTGTGACATTTGTGACATTTGCTCTCGGAGACTTCACTGCACAGAATGTCCCCGCACTGCTCAGGAGACGTCCCGTTGTCACATGCGATTTCACGTTTACAGAtatcaaaatacacgttgaGTTCCTTTAAGACcaagtcaaattcatttttcatcttGAACTCCAGGCACTGGATCGGGTCGTTGGTTGGCGGCCTCTTGTTCCCGGCATCAGTAGAAAACTCTGAAGCAATCATGTCCTCCCCTGATAAACCTTGAGTACAGTTGGTATCCGTGTTGAAATCTCCATTGGCGAAGTCCTCAACGTGACACTTAACTGGGGATTTCATGAGCCGCAGGGCCAAGCTGGCGTGCGGACAGCCGTTCCCTTGgacagcatcatcatcatcatcatctgttgACAGTCGGACCTTGTGGAAGTTGTCAAAGCCCGCTGGCACCTGGGTGCACATCGCGAAAGCGGAGAATCTGTCCTGCCACTTTTGAGCCATAACGCGATCTGTGTTTTGTGGGAGGAGTCTGTGGCTTAATTCACGAGGCTCTGATTTAATGGCATCGCTGGATGAAGTCAAAAGCTCAACTCCGCGCTCCAGCATCTTCACTGTTTGTTGACATTGTGTGATGTCATGTAGCGCGGCCTCTCCTGGTGTCAATTGGCTGCCCTCTGTGAAGCCCCCCTCGAGTGTTTGCTCGCTTATGTCCACAATGCTTGGGCTATCTTGTTGCAGAGCCAGCTCATCTGATTTTATTTCACCTGTCATTATTTTGATTTCCTTTGGCTCGTCCCGTGTGCCGGCTCCAGGCAGTGAATGTTGAACATGGCGGGCCTTCAGGTCGTCACGGCTGACAGGCAAACAGCTGGAGCGCTCTTCCAAATGATGGCCCCCAATAACACCGCTTTGCTGTCTTCCATCCCCAGCTGCGGGAGGTTTTGCGGTCCTTTGTGGACTAATCCTGGGACTTGATGTCAGGTGACAGCTGCCTTCGAAGCCAGATGTGTTGTGCATTCCAAAGGAGGGAACGGAAAATGACTCACTCAATTTCTCTTTTTTGTCTTCATGCTGTTGTGCTCTGCTCCGGTTAGGAGATGGAACGGACCCATCCAAAGTGGGCTGCGATGGTCTGGCATCAGATGCGGGAGCAAGAGATATTTCCAGCTCACAGTCTATTACTGATGGAGGTAATTCTTCACCTGCGACGCTCTCAGAGTTAAAGCTATTCTCTTCAGCCGCCTTGACAGTTTTGCTCCAGAGTGCAGGCTCCATTACTCGGCGAAGGTCTGCATTATTATCTTCTTCTTCAGCAGGCTCTATGCTGATTCCCGCAGACATGTGAGTCTCTGGCGTGTGATGAACTCTTTCCCTCTGTTTTTCGGCCGCCATCTCATCATGCTCTCCATTTGCCCGTCCGAAGTTATCAATGCTTTCTGTTTCAGCTGAAATGTACATGGCCTGTGGAGCGTGGTAAGAGATAAGTAATACCTCAGTACATTCAACCGGAGAGACGGTGTTGCTTGTTCCATTATCGTTAGCTTGGTCATTTGTTTCCCTGCCGCACACAGCATGACTGTCACACATCTCCACTTTGCTTTTATCCTGTTCCAACATTATGGGAATACCGTTATCAGGTGGAGGGACAAATAATTGAAACTTCTTAATAAGACTGGGAGATTTCTCTCCCTCATCTCGTCTCACCCCCTGTTGGAAGATAGTATCGGTGAAACCCTCCTCCTTTTGATTACTCTCATCAAATGCAACAGATTGGCTACATGTCCTTGGAACAGTGTCATGTCGATTGGAGTGGGATGAGAAATAAGACTGATCTCTGACTTCCCCATCATTGGACGATTCATTTTCACAAGGTAAGGTACAATCAGTAGGCTTGTCTTCAAGTGATTTATCCAGGAGTTGATGCTGGGGATGCGTGGACATGTCAACAGTGGCGTCTTTCAAATTGCATGACCCCGATAATGGGCTTGGGCTGAGCTTGTCGATCTGATCATAAATTTTTAGATGAAGAAAGGGCCTCTCTTCACAGATGACACCGATTTCAGGTGCGTTTGAGATTGTGCCTTCAGCCTGAGGCCCGACAGATACTCGAGTGTTTTGAATTTGTGCACAAGGTTTTTTGTCCAGAATATGTCCATTTTGTTCTAAGCGTGTACGGTCTGAATCCCGGCTTGAGGCCAAAGGTGTGGCTCCAAGGGTTTGTAATGTCAAAAAATCTGGGAGGTCACACGTGCTTGTATCGTCTCTTTTCGCTCTTTTGGGGGAGAGGTGGAAGCATTTAGTCTCTGTTTCAAGGCTCGTGCTTCCATGCACGATGGAATCCATTTTGTCTGTAAGGAAACCTGTTTGAAAAAATTATAATACAGAATATGTGTTGCATACCCAAGACAAAGTCAAGAGACAACAATCTGGCATCCACTGATGGTTAGCAGCAACAATGCTGTTGAAAGAACAAATAGTTTAAGTTTTACATTCAAACAATCCTTAGAGTAAAAAGGTGTTAGCAACCaaactgcattttcttttcacaggtgtcaacatttcaaatgtacggaagaggattagggccaatgaagaaaaaaaggttggcaagattctcacttttatctcagaattctaatttaaagtgagaattctgactttaatctcagaattctgacccTAATCCTCTTCCCTAATTTTGGAAAGTGTTGACCTTAACATTTGTTCAAAATTGGGTTTCTGTTTAGCTCATTGAATCATTTCTTACGTGCTACATAGAGTTCGGCGAAATGATATGAAAATGAGCTCATAAGAGAATGCTtctactgcattaaaaaaagagtaTCGCTAGCGAGCCCAAGATACTTGTGTATGCACATTGTTCCATTCAAAATAGTAatactgtatttctttattCATTGACATTTACAGTATCCCAAAAATATACATAATAATATATATCTAATAATCGTAACTCACCCTTAAACCAACCTGATAGTTTTATTAGAAGCCCACAAGAAGAAGGCTACTTTACGACGAGTTAGCAGCTAGCTTGAAATCGCTTCTCGGTCGAGAACCAATTGAGTGGCGCCAAACTGGTGCTGAGGAAACGTGATGTCAGTGTAAAAGCAGTTTTTTAAAGGAAGCTGGTGTCATAGTCGATATCTGGTGTCCAATTGGCAATTATTTACGAAGATTTGTTGGCGAAAAGGCTGCTTCGTGCCATTTCATGTCAGGCGCAGCATCACGAAACATTAACggcgtacacacacgcacacacatcgagGAGATAGGCgcatctctccctctctctctctgcgtgTCTCTTGCTCAGTGCATCACGGCAGTGTGCGTTTAGCAGCATCATCCTAAGCACCTGCACCGCTCCCGATTAGGCTCGAGtacaatacaacacacacaaaagaaaagacgGAGAAAAAGAACGATAGAAACCAAGAAAAGACAAGCTTTTGGCTCGACGAAGGACGcttcttcttgttctttttttttttttaataaatcgcCCTCGCAGTTTTGAACCTCTCCAGACGTGAGCTCGGACTTCCCTCAGCGACTTTTCAGGTAGGATGTCATTCATTCTTTATTTGCACAATTAATTATTGACATGCTATTATTTCATGTTCACCTGCACGATGCGACCGAATGCGTCATCCCCTCTTTCCATCGGAGTAACGGTTGGATGATGATTGCCCCACATTGACATCAAAATAACAGAACGCGTCCCCTGACCATGTTTAGTTAATGCAGGAGTTTTGCTCACAAAAATTGCCAGCAATTCTTTTCACACGTCCCGCGGTGTTCTGGATTCAACCACAAAAGTGACGAGAATGCTCGACTAGCGCTCTAAAGGATTAGAAATCGTATCCCGTCATGATAGCCATAATCTGCAAGTTGCAACTCTGTGTGGTTACGTTCGTGCGCGTGCGACACTGGGATGAAGATGGAGACCaattgttttccagaacctaCATCACTCCatctgccacttttttttttgttgaccacACCTCCTCATCTTCTTTCATAATGATGGCACTCTTGCTCAGCCTGCATGCTGACAAGACATAAAGATCCGCACAGCACTCACGCCCACGCACAAGTGCATGAAACATATGTTTCAAATGCACCGTCAGCCCACATTGTCCAAGCTGAGTTTCCTCTCCTGCCGGGGCTCCTTCTCAAGGTCATCCCCTGGAAGCGAATGATGGTAAGGGAGACGGTGTTATGTAATAGCCATCCCACCGCCCGACTGTGGGGCCGGTCTGCTGCACGTTGTTCACGAGGGATGTTAGAGCAACCTTATGTCTTCGTATCCGCATACATGCTGACGACAGTACGTCATCGTCTTTTTGTCTATTCTCAAGGGTTAGGAACACAAAAGGTTATTTAGTCCTGAGTCATTGTCGTCGGCTCTTCTGCATTTCTCATTGACTTGGACTCAAAAGCCCATTTTCATAGCTCAAATAAATAGAGAATTGTGAACATTATGGACAGTCGTAAATGACCGAATACGCCTCTCAGGAATCATTTTTGGTCACTTTGACGAGTTAAAATGGACACCACATGACTCAACT contains the following coding sequences:
- the LOC127592655 gene encoding uncharacterized protein LOC127592655, yielding MDSIVHGSTSLETETKCFHLSPKRAKRDDTSTCDLPDFLTLQTLGATPLASSRDSDRTRLEQNGHILDKKPCAQIQNTRVSVGPQAEGTISNAPEIGVICEERPFLHLKIYDQIDKLSPSPLSGSCNLKDATVDMSTHPQHQLLDKSLEDKPTDCTLPCENESSNDGEVRDQSYFSSHSNRHDTVPRTCSQSVAFDESNQKEEGFTDTIFQQGVRRDEGEKSPSLIKKFQLFVPPPDNGIPIMLEQDKSKVEMCDSHAVCGRETNDQANDNGTSNTVSPVECTEVLLISYHAPQAMYISAETESIDNFGRANGEHDEMAAEKQRERVHHTPETHMSAGISIEPAEEEDNNADLRRVMEPALWSKTVKAAEENSFNSESVAGEELPPSVPAGFDNFHKVRLSTDDDDDDAVQGNGCPHASLALRLMKSPVKCHVEDFANGDFNTDTNCTQGLSGEDMIASEFSTDAGNKRPPTNDPIQCLEFKMKNEFDLIRMKATASKYVFEIQRLVV